A single region of the Duganella sp. BuS-21 genome encodes:
- a CDS encoding pesticin C-terminus-like muramidase translates to MFIESFELEPVLRVDLESYQAVEQSYLENFLKSETFQSENAGTKSISSLLVENTTIGTANAAADDPSTNNFTTSEEYWYMNQDYLSMDMFGDSNLPSYGLNTVVVEGHRLDSGWDYNPEISYGEYANTVGGGGGPNSDPPPCGASGQDIDWSFIESKEGNTTQGVVPDKNNSKSGVTIGAGFDLGQRSLADLNKLGIDQDLINTLSPYLGKTGTAAYDYEQAHPLVLDFVDVMNLNSAVHSDSLAKVVVAYDGRVGIGAFYDLPTEAQTVIFSVSLQYGDLAVKTPSFWTQVINKDWSGAYNNLMNFGDRYPTRRESEAELLKDAMDENRLHNGSSC, encoded by the coding sequence ATGTTTATAGAGTCATTTGAACTTGAGCCAGTGCTACGCGTTGACCTAGAGTCTTATCAAGCGGTGGAACAAAGTTATCTTGAGAATTTTTTAAAATCAGAAACTTTCCAGTCGGAAAATGCCGGTACAAAAAGCATCTCAAGTTTACTGGTGGAAAACACCACTATCGGGACAGCAAATGCGGCCGCAGACGATCCTTCAACAAATAATTTTACAACTAGCGAAGAATATTGGTACATGAACCAAGACTACCTCTCCATGGATATGTTCGGGGACTCAAACCTGCCGAGTTACGGGTTGAATACCGTTGTGGTAGAGGGCCATCGTCTAGATTCAGGATGGGATTATAATCCGGAAATATCTTATGGGGAATACGCGAATACTGTAGGGGGCGGTGGCGGCCCTAATTCTGACCCACCGCCATGTGGAGCATCAGGTCAGGACATTGACTGGAGTTTCATTGAGTCTAAGGAAGGAAATACAACTCAAGGAGTCGTTCCTGATAAAAATAACAGCAAGTCAGGGGTGACAATCGGGGCGGGCTTTGACTTAGGTCAACGAAGTCTCGCCGACCTCAATAAATTGGGAATAGACCAAGATTTGATAAATACCTTATCACCTTATCTTGGTAAGACAGGGACGGCAGCATATGACTATGAACAAGCGCATCCATTAGTATTAGATTTCGTGGATGTAATGAATCTGAACTCAGCGGTTCACTCCGACTCCTTAGCTAAGGTTGTGGTGGCTTACGATGGTCGCGTTGGTATTGGGGCTTTCTATGACTTGCCTACAGAAGCGCAGACAGTAATTTTCAGCGTTTCATTACAATATGGAGATTTAGCAGTTAAAACACCGTCTTTTTGGACGCAGGTGATTAATAAAGACTGGAGTGGAGCATACAATAATCTTATGAATTTTGGAGATCGCTATCCAACTCGTCGTGAATCTGAAGCTGAACTTTTAAAAGACGCTATGGATGAAAACAGACTACATAACGGTAGTTCTTGCTAA
- a CDS encoding helix-turn-helix domain-containing protein, translated as MSVFAKRLKEARTHAGLSQERLGVMAGIDEMSSSARMNQYEKAKHEPDYSMVERIAKVLNVPESYFYAKDDEAAWLQVVFHRLPSEARYQVLQIVRDSVSDSVK; from the coding sequence ATGTCTGTGTTTGCCAAACGACTGAAAGAGGCGCGTACCCACGCTGGATTGTCGCAAGAGCGGTTGGGCGTGATGGCCGGTATCGATGAAATGTCATCTAGCGCCCGCATGAATCAGTACGAAAAGGCAAAGCATGAGCCGGACTACTCCATGGTGGAGAGGATCGCCAAAGTGCTGAACGTGCCAGAGTCATATTTTTACGCGAAGGATGACGAGGCTGCTTGGCTACAAGTCGTTTTCCATCGGCTGCCGAGTGAAGCGCGATACCAAGTGCTTCAGATCGTACGAGACTCAGTCAGCGATTCGGTGAAATAG
- a CDS encoding glycine zipper 2TM domain-containing protein, whose protein sequence is MEHTARTRIHPMVIAAAASVALVSLVGAASIAGLLPSSQAKQNGDQVPVAAVTAPAPAPVTAAAPAPEPRRVVEHRTVVHHTNAPAPQPQVAQTQAPAPAPAPAPAPQNSALGIGIGAVVGGLIGNQVGSGNGKKLATVAGAIGGGYAGNEIAKRNQQQQQQPQQ, encoded by the coding sequence ATGGAACATACCGCACGCACCCGCATTCATCCGATGGTGATCGCTGCCGCCGCTTCGGTGGCCCTGGTTAGCCTGGTTGGCGCAGCGTCGATTGCCGGCCTGCTGCCGAGCTCGCAGGCCAAGCAGAACGGCGATCAAGTTCCTGTCGCCGCAGTGACGGCGCCTGCGCCTGCGCCCGTAACTGCGGCCGCACCAGCACCGGAACCGCGCCGCGTGGTCGAGCATCGCACGGTGGTGCATCACACCAACGCACCGGCTCCACAACCGCAAGTGGCACAAACGCAGGCACCAGCACCAGCGCCAGCGCCCGCTCCAGCGCCGCAGAACAGCGCCCTCGGCATCGGTATCGGCGCCGTGGTTGGTGGCTTGATCGGCAACCAGGTGGGTAGCGGCAACGGCAAGAAACTGGCGACCGTCGCCGGCGCCATCGGTGGCGGCTATGCCGGCAACGAGATCGCCAAGCGCAATCAGCAACAACAGCAACAGCCACAGCAGTAA